A single Candidatus Desulfofervidus auxilii DNA region contains:
- the mtaB gene encoding tRNA (N(6)-L-threonylcarbamoyladenosine(37)-C(2))-methylthiotransferase MtaB, which yields MKIVIFTVGCKVNQYESESLAFLFTQQGYTIVSKIEEADICIVNTCTVTHRADYDSRHYLRQIIRKNPNAICIATGCYVQIAYRKLAEIKGIDYLIGNKEKPNLPKLLPYLKKQPSPKILVSKQPTTLDTLICLPPAASIKRTRAYLKIQDGCDAFCRYCIVPYARGRTRSLPPDEVIKRLIFLEKLGFKEIVLTGIHLGEYGKDLTPPISLTKLLYSIKNSNLKARLRLSSLNPSEITKELINLFISWPNLCPHLHISLQSGSKRILQKMGRNYTPELFKEIVSTLIQHFPLFAIGIDVIVGFPGETENDFEETYYLIKETPIAYCHIFSYSERPNTLAARYTEKVPLEIIQKRVNILRILDKEKRAKFFEKNKNKILNLLIETKNKNYFKGHTENYLLVRIPESEKLKINTIVPVKIVYYKNGNIYGNIYGS from the coding sequence ATGAAAATTGTTATTTTTACTGTAGGTTGCAAAGTAAATCAATATGAATCTGAATCCCTTGCTTTTTTATTTACTCAACAAGGGTATACTATTGTTTCAAAAATAGAAGAAGCTGATATATGTATTGTCAATACTTGCACTGTAACACATAGAGCAGATTATGATAGCCGACATTATCTTCGCCAAATCATTCGAAAAAACCCTAATGCTATTTGTATAGCTACTGGATGTTATGTACAAATAGCATATAGGAAATTGGCAGAAATAAAAGGAATTGATTATTTAATTGGCAATAAAGAAAAGCCCAATTTACCTAAATTATTACCTTATTTAAAAAAACAACCATCTCCTAAAATTTTAGTAAGTAAACAACCAACTACTTTAGATACTTTAATCTGTTTACCTCCAGCAGCTTCAATTAAACGCACTCGAGCTTATCTTAAAATTCAGGATGGATGTGATGCATTCTGTCGTTATTGCATTGTACCTTATGCACGTGGAAGAACACGAAGTTTACCTCCTGATGAAGTAATAAAAAGATTAATTTTTTTAGAAAAATTAGGGTTTAAAGAAATTGTACTGACTGGCATTCATTTAGGAGAATATGGAAAAGATTTAACCCCACCTATTTCTCTTACAAAGCTTTTATATTCTATAAAAAATTCTAATTTAAAAGCACGCTTGCGTTTAAGTTCTCTTAATCCATCTGAAATTACAAAAGAATTAATAAATCTCTTTATCTCATGGCCAAATTTATGTCCTCATTTGCATATTTCATTACAAAGTGGTTCTAAAAGAATCCTTCAAAAAATGGGTAGAAATTATACTCCAGAACTTTTTAAAGAAATAGTTTCAACTCTTATTCAACATTTTCCTTTGTTTGCTATTGGAATTGATGTTATTGTAGGCTTTCCAGGAGAAACTGAAAATGACTTTGAAGAAACATATTATCTGATAAAAGAAACACCTATAGCCTATTGTCATATTTTTTCCTATTCTGAGCGACCAAATACATTAGCAGCTAGATATACTGAAAAAGTGCCATTAGAAATTATTCAAAAGAGAGTTAATATATTGAGAATTTTAGATAAAGAAAAAAGAGCAAAATTTTTTGAAAAAAATAAAAATAAAATTTTAAATTTATTAATAGAAACAAAAAATAAAAATTACTTTAAAGGTCATACTGAAAATTATCTTTTAGTCCGTATTCCTGAGTCAGAAAAGTTAAAAATTAATACTATTGTTCCAGTAAAAATTGTTTATTATAAAAATGGCAATATTTATGGCAACATCTATGGAAGCTAA
- the mnmA gene encoding tRNA 2-thiouridine(34) synthase MnmA, producing MKKVAVALSGGIDSAVTAYLLKEQGYKVTGVFLRLTENQPPYSPSNIAKLLKIDYIELDLKDIFKKEIIKPFIETYLLGKTPNPCIWCNQKIKFGILLKEIKKMGFDFLATGHYARKIFKNNRFILLRGIDQQRDQSYFLFPLTQEQLSYILWPLGTINKEKTKKIAISIGLSLNTKESREICFIPERNYRLFLEKHAKERLTKEGKILDLEGKVIGKHSGIWRYTIGQRHGLGIRAREAYYVRVIDADKNCLIVAPRQALFFKEAIVENVNFFPFDSLKEPLYVSVKIRYKQIETKALIKPINEKKVQIIFETPQFAVTPGQAAVFYQDEVCVGGGWIISAK from the coding sequence GTGAAAAAAGTAGCGGTTGCATTAAGTGGTGGTATTGATAGTGCAGTAACTGCTTATCTTCTTAAAGAACAAGGTTATAAAGTAACAGGTGTTTTTTTAAGATTAACAGAAAATCAACCTCCCTACTCTCCTTCAAATATCGCTAAATTGTTAAAGATTGATTATATTGAACTTGATTTAAAGGATATTTTTAAAAAAGAAATTATTAAACCTTTTATCGAAACATATCTTTTAGGCAAAACACCAAATCCATGCATATGGTGCAATCAAAAGATTAAATTTGGCATATTGTTAAAGGAAATTAAAAAAATGGGATTTGATTTCTTAGCTACTGGTCACTATGCTCGCAAAATTTTTAAAAATAATCGCTTCATCCTTTTACGTGGTATTGATCAACAAAGAGATCAATCTTATTTTTTATTTCCTCTCACTCAAGAACAATTATCCTATATTTTATGGCCATTAGGAACAATTAATAAAGAAAAAACTAAAAAAATTGCTATAAGTATTGGATTATCTTTAAATACTAAAGAAAGTAGGGAAATATGTTTTATTCCTGAAAGAAATTATCGATTATTTTTAGAAAAACATGCTAAAGAAAGATTAACAAAAGAAGGGAAAATACTTGACTTAGAAGGCAAGGTTATTGGCAAACATAGTGGAATTTGGCGTTATACTATTGGTCAAAGGCATGGATTAGGAATTAGAGCAAGAGAAGCTTATTATGTGCGTGTTATTGATGCAGATAAAAATTGTCTTATTGTAGCTCCGCGTCAGGCTTTATTTTTCAAAGAAGCTATTGTTGAAAATGTAAATTTTTTCCCTTTTGATTCTTTAAAAGAACCTCTTTATGTTTCTGTTAAAATAAGATATAAACAAATTGAAACAAAGGCTTTAATTAAGCCTATTAATGAAAAAAAGGTCCAAATAATATTTGAAACACCACAATTTGCTGTAACACCTGGACAGGCAGCAGTTTTTTATCAAGATGAAGTTTGTGTGGGAGGAGGTTGGATAATATCTGCAAAATGA
- a CDS encoding pyridoxal phosphate-dependent aminotransferase, translating to MSISQKMQEFIEKASWIRKMFEEGAYLKQKYGTENVFDFSLGNPHLQPPSLFYQALKKEIEKSHSYTPNAGLLETREAIAAYLSQEHGIKFCANEIILTCGAAGALNVILKALLNPGDEVIVLAPFFVEYGFYIDNHGGIMKVVLTKDNFDLDLEAINKALNLKTKAILLNSPNNPTGQVYSEAVLKELAIILKEHKKKTKNIIYLIMDEPYRKIIYDGIKLPSIFKIYPETILATSFSKDLSLAGERIGYLAIHPNCTYKKELIEACILANRILGFVNAPVLMQRIIKHLLNTSVNIEFYKRNRDLLCKGLSDLGFSFILPKGAFYLFPKTPIPDDIAFVKALQTERILAVPGSGFGTPGYFRLAFCVEETVIKKAMPHFEKIANKFGLIS from the coding sequence ATGTCCATATCACAAAAAATGCAAGAATTTATTGAGAAAGCTTCCTGGATCCGAAAAATGTTTGAAGAAGGAGCTTATTTAAAACAAAAATATGGAACTGAAAATGTTTTTGATTTCAGTTTAGGTAATCCCCATTTGCAACCACCCAGTTTATTTTATCAAGCTTTAAAAAAAGAGATTGAAAAAAGTCATAGCTATACGCCAAATGCAGGACTCTTAGAAACAAGAGAAGCAATTGCTGCATATCTTAGCCAAGAACATGGTATTAAATTTTGTGCTAATGAGATTATTCTTACCTGTGGTGCAGCTGGTGCTTTAAATGTAATTTTAAAAGCACTCTTAAATCCTGGAGATGAAGTAATTGTACTTGCCCCTTTTTTTGTAGAATACGGATTTTATATAGATAATCATGGAGGAATAATGAAAGTTGTCTTAACAAAGGATAATTTTGATTTAGATTTAGAGGCTATTAATAAAGCATTAAATTTAAAAACAAAGGCAATATTATTAAATTCTCCTAATAATCCCACAGGTCAAGTTTATTCTGAAGCTGTTCTTAAAGAGTTAGCAATAATACTTAAAGAACATAAGAAAAAAACAAAAAATATTATTTATCTTATTATGGATGAACCTTATCGAAAAATTATTTATGATGGTATTAAGCTTCCTAGTATATTTAAAATTTATCCAGAAACTATTTTAGCTACATCTTTTTCTAAAGATTTATCTTTGGCTGGAGAAAGGATTGGTTATTTAGCTATTCATCCTAATTGTACTTATAAAAAGGAATTAATAGAAGCCTGTATTTTAGCTAATCGTATTTTAGGTTTTGTAAATGCACCTGTTCTTATGCAGAGAATTATCAAGCATTTATTAAATACTTCTGTAAATATTGAATTTTATAAACGTAATCGAGACCTATTGTGTAAAGGACTTTCCGATTTAGGCTTTTCTTTTATTTTACCTAAAGGTGCTTTTTATCTTTTTCCTAAAACACCTATACCAGATGATATAGCCTTTGTGAAAGCTTTACAGACAGAACGAATATTAGCTGTACCTGGAAGTGGTTTTGGAACTCCTGGATATTTTCGTTTAGCATTTTGTGTAGAAGAAACTGTTATTAAAAAAGCCATGCCTCATTTTGAAAAAATTGCAAACAAATTTGGTCTTATTTCGTGA
- a CDS encoding DUF169 domain-containing protein, whose protein sequence is MESKIAKALNMMFNPVAVIWSNKKPQNALQFKEGKWGCVMWLFANVAKGKTAVFDRKTYGCWGGGVGLGFGNKYFDFPGGIECFYYFLSSGNKNWEKGKEVAEKIKPYVTKEFLDEFLEGERYLKDPELVKKFVENLPIIEVPTEYVIFKPLKEVNLDEEKPILIVFPVNPHQLSALVVLANYGRDSFNNVTIPWAAGCQTIGICAYKECYSKPQKAVVGLTDLSARKNIRKQLGDNIFTFAIPFEMFLEIEENIENSFLYRNVWRYLILDK, encoded by the coding sequence ATGGAAAGCAAAATAGCAAAAGCTTTAAATATGATGTTTAATCCAGTAGCGGTGATATGGTCAAATAAAAAACCACAAAATGCCTTACAATTTAAGGAAGGTAAATGGGGTTGTGTAATGTGGCTTTTTGCTAATGTGGCTAAGGGAAAAACTGCTGTATTTGATAGAAAAACTTACGGATGTTGGGGAGGAGGTGTTGGATTAGGTTTTGGAAACAAATATTTTGATTTTCCAGGAGGGATTGAATGTTTTTATTATTTTTTATCCTCAGGAAATAAAAACTGGGAAAAAGGTAAGGAGGTGGCAGAAAAAATTAAGCCTTATGTCACAAAAGAATTTCTTGATGAATTTTTAGAAGGAGAGAGATATTTAAAAGACCCTGAGTTAGTAAAAAAGTTTGTAGAAAATTTGCCTATTATAGAAGTTCCAACAGAATATGTAATTTTTAAACCCTTAAAAGAGGTTAATCTTGATGAAGAAAAGCCTATTTTGATTGTTTTTCCTGTTAATCCTCATCAACTTTCAGCTCTTGTTGTACTTGCAAATTATGGAAGAGATAGTTTTAATAATGTAACTATTCCTTGGGCTGCAGGATGTCAAACAATCGGAATATGTGCTTATAAGGAATGTTATTCAAAACCTCAAAAAGCAGTAGTGGGACTAACGGATCTTTCAGCAAGGAAAAATATTAGAAAACAACTTGGAGATAATATTTTTACTTTTGCTATTCCTTTTGAGATGTTTTTAGAAATAGAAGAAAATATAGAAAATAGTTTTTTATATAGAAACGTATGGAGATATCTTATACTTGACAAATAA
- a CDS encoding roadblock/LC7 domain-containing protein, translating to MDIILEEEKVDKLTLLLNKLINEGGASYVLLTDMAGNLICKSGEGSIDATSLAVLSAANFAATKEIARLIGEDEFSLLFHRGQKENIHFTRIDPEILMIVLFKPYVSLGLLRIKIEGIKKEIQKILGE from the coding sequence ATGGATATTATTCTGGAGGAAGAAAAAGTAGATAAACTTACATTGCTTTTAAATAAATTAATAAATGAAGGTGGTGCAAGTTATGTTCTTCTAACTGATATGGCTGGTAATTTGATTTGTAAATCAGGGGAAGGTTCTATAGATGCTACTTCATTAGCAGTACTTTCTGCTGCGAATTTTGCAGCAACAAAGGAAATTGCCCGTTTAATAGGAGAAGATGAGTTTTCTCTTTTATTTCATCGTGGTCAAAAGGAAAATATTCATTTTACAAGAATTGATCCAGAAATCTTAATGATTGTGCTTTTTAAACCATATGTTTCTTTAGGGCTTCTTCGGATAAAAATAGAAGGTATAAAAAAAGAAATCCAAAAAATTCTTGGAGAGTAA
- a CDS encoding GTPase domain-containing protein yields MAVINFKEKLIQVKIVYYGPGRSGKTTNLIYIYDKLQQKLSGRPASRLITIDTRGDRTLFFDFFPVDLGKIYGMDLKIQLYTTPGQVVYNTTRKLVLKGVDGVVFVADSLPARRQANIESLQNLKENLAHYNLKIEDIPLVFQWNKRDLEDEGLVLLDIETLEDDLNKELKAPSFPASAIRGYNVFQTLKQIAKLTISSVIRKFMLSEQIVKVAGG; encoded by the coding sequence ATGGCTGTTATTAATTTTAAAGAAAAGCTAATTCAAGTAAAAATTGTTTATTATGGCCCAGGAAGAAGTGGGAAGACAACAAATTTGATTTATATTTATGATAAACTTCAACAAAAATTAAGTGGAAGACCAGCTAGTAGATTAATTACAATAGATACTAGAGGTGATAGAACTCTTTTTTTTGATTTTTTCCCAGTAGATTTAGGTAAAATTTATGGTATGGATTTAAAAATTCAACTTTATACTACACCAGGACAAGTAGTTTATAATACCACTCGTAAATTGGTATTAAAGGGAGTTGATGGTGTTGTTTTTGTAGCTGATTCTTTACCTGCACGTCGTCAAGCAAATATTGAAAGCCTTCAAAATCTTAAAGAAAATTTAGCTCATTATAACTTAAAAATTGAAGACATACCATTAGTTTTTCAATGGAATAAAAGAGATTTGGAAGATGAAGGATTAGTTTTATTGGACATTGAGACATTAGAGGACGATTTAAATAAAGAATTGAAGGCGCCTTCTTTTCCAGCAAGCGCTATAAGGGGGTATAACGTGTTTCAAACTCTTAAACAAATAGCAAAGTTAACTATTAGTTCTGTTATTAGAAAATTTATGTTATCAGAGCAAATAGTAAAAGTTGCAGGAGGTTAA
- a CDS encoding DUF4388 domain-containing protein produces MLKGNIQDVSVASVVQLCCQEKKSGCLSFYKDAIKIGDIYFQDGEIIAAQMDNLSGEKAFYKLIRLKSGEFIFQNNVPLPQRQINNSFEYLLLEAARYEDEMKGYLDSIVKKLTKIVGKVKEIEEASPFIKEIFLFLSQCGYLLEAGPIEWIWLKEEENISLFLEIKGEIFKFALPSQTILEEVFSQISIKGK; encoded by the coding sequence ATGCTTAAAGGAAATATACAAGATGTTTCTGTAGCAAGTGTAGTCCAGCTTTGTTGTCAGGAGAAAAAAAGTGGTTGTTTATCTTTCTATAAAGATGCCATTAAAATTGGTGATATATATTTCCAGGATGGAGAAATTATTGCTGCCCAAATGGATAATTTAAGTGGAGAAAAGGCTTTTTATAAACTTATTAGATTAAAAAGTGGTGAATTTATCTTTCAAAATAATGTTCCCCTTCCACAACGACAAATTAACAATTCTTTTGAATATCTTCTTTTAGAAGCAGCTCGTTATGAAGATGAAATGAAAGGTTACTTAGATAGTATAGTAAAAAAACTTACAAAAATTGTTGGTAAAGTAAAAGAAATAGAAGAGGCATCTCCATTTATTAAAGAAATTTTTTTATTTTTATCTCAATGTGGTTATCTTTTAGAAGCAGGACCTATAGAATGGATCTGGTTAAAAGAAGAAGAAAATATTTCTTTATTTTTAGAAATAAAAGGAGAGATTTTTAAATTTGCCCTACCCTCTCAAACTATTTTAGAAGAGGTTTTCTCACAAATTTCAATAAAGGGGAAATAA
- a CDS encoding DUF4388 domain-containing protein: MAEILKGNIRQINILDLLGLLVKAKHTGRLSVTTPEGEGLVFLNGGEIYAATLGGKKGYEALFDLARQTEGNFSFQDKLVTSERHFHEDTNALLEKIAEDLKTFTSITSAWNKVVTLIPKEQEVTLSPKDWIVVALSQKNLTISEIAQEGEVDPVEVLRTAKKLEEMGLAKLQEKEKVTEKKTQKVIPPIFWKTLKAELAALIGPIAEAVIEDEIDSLGETRESFPYNKISALIDRISQEIDGEERRITFKKKMLEILKRA, from the coding sequence ATGGCTGAGATATTAAAAGGAAATATTAGACAAATTAATATACTTGATTTATTAGGATTACTTGTAAAAGCAAAACATACTGGTAGATTGTCTGTTACTACTCCTGAAGGAGAAGGTCTTGTCTTTCTTAATGGAGGAGAAATTTATGCTGCTACTCTTGGAGGGAAAAAAGGATATGAAGCCCTTTTTGACCTTGCTAGACAGACAGAAGGAAACTTTAGCTTTCAAGACAAATTAGTTACTTCTGAAAGACATTTTCATGAAGATACAAATGCCCTTTTAGAAAAGATTGCTGAAGATTTGAAAACATTTACTTCAATAACTTCTGCTTGGAATAAAGTTGTTACCCTCATTCCTAAAGAACAAGAGGTAACTTTATCTCCTAAAGATTGGATAGTAGTAGCTTTAAGTCAAAAAAACTTAACAATTTCTGAAATAGCTCAAGAAGGGGAAGTGGATCCGGTTGAGGTATTGCGTACAGCTAAAAAATTGGAAGAGATGGGTTTGGCAAAACTTCAAGAAAAAGAAAAAGTTACAGAGAAAAAAACACAAAAGGTAATTCCTCCAATTTTTTGGAAAACTTTAAAAGCAGAATTAGCTGCTCTTATAGGACCTATTGCTGAAGCAGTTATTGAAGATGAGATAGATAGTTTGGGTGAAACAAGGGAGTCATTTCCTTATAATAAAATATCAGCACTTATAGACCGGATTTCTCAAGAAATTGACGGTGAGGAAAGGAGGATTACCTTTAAGAAAAAAATGTTAGAGATACTAAAACGAGCATAG
- a CDS encoding HAMP domain-containing protein: MSLKGKFVLIFLIISLIPLLLGAGASYYHLKKIHQLFLSQTVSSLRDLGEILVEQKVEDIVRMLDFYIQTQVRKRPGEKINWDELQYDPVFIRIAVQTVGKTGYSSVQKIEDGKISIFAHPNPKFIGIDINTFKKSNPDFWRIIKGPKPGERFSKGYYPWKEPNGRVENKFTVVMPVPDTPLTVAATIYTKEVEAPLKSFEKNLLSFQKQFLWQFLLGGAIIVILVIVIAILFALHLVKPILHLTDVAERISLGELNVPIEITSTDEIGDLADALRRMQASLRKAIQRLQRRQKI, from the coding sequence ATGAGTCTTAAAGGAAAATTTGTTCTAATATTTTTAATTATTTCGCTTATTCCATTGCTTCTTGGTGCAGGTGCCAGTTATTATCATCTCAAAAAAATCCATCAATTATTTTTATCTCAAACTGTTTCTAGTTTAAGAGATTTAGGAGAAATCTTAGTGGAGCAAAAAGTTGAAGATATTGTGAGGATGTTAGATTTTTATATCCAAACACAGGTTCGTAAGCGGCCAGGAGAAAAAATTAATTGGGATGAGCTTCAATATGATCCTGTTTTTATTCGAATAGCTGTTCAAACAGTTGGGAAAACAGGATATTCATCTGTACAAAAAATAGAAGATGGAAAAATTTCCATTTTTGCTCATCCTAACCCCAAATTTATTGGAATAGATATAAACACTTTTAAAAAAAGTAATCCAGATTTTTGGCGAATTATTAAAGGCCCAAAGCCTGGTGAACGGTTTAGTAAGGGTTATTATCCTTGGAAAGAACCTAATGGCCGAGTTGAAAATAAATTTACTGTAGTAATGCCTGTTCCTGATACACCTTTAACTGTAGCTGCTACAATATATACTAAAGAGGTCGAAGCACCTTTAAAAAGTTTTGAAAAAAATCTTTTATCATTTCAAAAACAATTTTTATGGCAATTTCTTTTGGGTGGTGCTATTATTGTGATATTAGTTATTGTAATAGCTATTTTATTTGCCTTACACTTAGTTAAACCAATTTTACATCTTACAGATGTAGCAGAAAGAATTAGTTTAGGTGAGTTGAATGTACCTATTGAAATCACTTCTACGGACGAAATAGGTGATTTAGCCGATGCTTTAAGAAGAATGCAAGCAAGCTTAAGAAAGGCAATTCAACGCTTACAAAGAAGACAAAAAATCTAA
- a CDS encoding cytochrome c family protein, with amino-acid sequence MKIKCWLLLILAIIFSITFKTHSQLVSAPPELLRIRDSGFAKFGPYKYPPVSFSHELHAGLYRVKCSTCHHLYENGKNVWTPEHGVQECSDCHGKSKTELTVAYHMKCWGCHERLEGVYLESDAPINQCFRCHLKNIEVEKIRIHQKLKKTNKKLMDAIKQLELKGFYK; translated from the coding sequence GTGAAGATAAAATGCTGGCTATTATTGATATTAGCAATAATTTTCAGTATTACTTTTAAAACTCATTCACAGCTAGTTTCAGCCCCTCCAGAATTATTGAGGATTAGAGATTCTGGTTTCGCAAAATTTGGTCCATATAAGTATCCACCAGTAAGTTTTTCGCATGAGCTTCATGCTGGTTTATATAGGGTAAAATGTTCTACTTGTCATCATCTATATGAAAATGGAAAAAATGTATGGACACCTGAGCATGGAGTTCAAGAATGTTCTGATTGTCACGGGAAATCTAAAACAGAACTTACTGTTGCTTATCACATGAAATGTTGGGGATGTCATGAGAGATTGGAAGGAGTATATTTAGAATCGGATGCACCTATTAATCAATGTTTTAGATGTCATCTTAAAAATATTGAAGTAGAAAAAATAAGAATTCATCAAAAGTTGAAAAAAACTAATAAAAAATTGATGGATGCTATAAAACAACTTGAACTAAAAGGATTTTATAAATAA
- the tadA gene encoding Flp pilus assembly complex ATPase component TadA — translation MAVRAERKELDQTKFNTHLKEAEIYYDQGLYREAKEIYLKLLSQLENMSPTPQIDAQKHMLKAKIEEIESMQQKTEENVLTFPTTHEKESSSEIYEKAQVFKELGLYKQAIEEFKKALYKGYKIEECIHNVINCYEAQGNKLNAISFLEQILNHPSFSRYREQIKYKLGELYEAVGAYGKALNYFKSIKNKEKFPDVEQKIKSLSFRARGGTRFDYLLREGIITKEELEDAVTESKKENKSVEFILMQKYGVPKEEIGKSLSLFFGCEFVSFDPSIPIPLDLIRGLKYQYLKHNGWVPLRREENKIIVAIDNPHDLSKLDIIKTLLQSSDIELVVSIREDIENFIDYFWGQESTPSIEELVETVEEVAIDEEAEEVSEADSRVIQFVNQMILDAWRKKASDIHIEPSPSDKITRIRFRIDGICQPYIQVPNAFTRAVVSRIKIMANLDIAEKRLPQDGKIKFKQKGKDLLELRVATVPTVGGLEDVVLRLLHTGTPLKLNEIGMSERNLKKFIDIISQPYGLVLVVGPTGSGKTTTLHSALSYINTPDKKIWTAEDPVEITQPGLRQVEVRPKIGLTFARIMRSFLRADPDVIMIGEMRDEETATIGIEASLTGHLVFSTLHTNSAPETVTRLLEMGLDPYNFADSLLGVLAQRLIRTLCKNCKEAYHPTKEEFDELVAEYGEEYFGRVGVKYSGNLILYRPKGCDVCGGTGYKGRMGIHELLINDDEIKALIKKKAPTEEIRKVAIRQGMTTLKQDGIEKVLKGYTDLKEVRRVCIK, via the coding sequence ATGGCGGTTAGAGCAGAAAGAAAAGAATTAGATCAAACCAAATTTAATACACATTTAAAAGAAGCAGAGATATATTATGATCAAGGACTTTATAGAGAAGCAAAGGAAATTTATTTAAAGTTACTTTCTCAATTAGAAAATATGTCCCCTACTCCGCAAATAGACGCTCAAAAACATATGCTTAAAGCAAAAATTGAAGAAATAGAAAGTATGCAACAAAAAACAGAAGAAAATGTGCTTACTTTTCCAACTACTCATGAAAAAGAAAGTTCTTCTGAAATATATGAAAAAGCTCAAGTTTTTAAAGAATTAGGACTTTATAAACAAGCTATTGAAGAGTTTAAAAAGGCTTTATATAAGGGCTATAAAATAGAAGAGTGTATTCATAATGTTATTAACTGTTATGAAGCTCAAGGTAATAAACTTAATGCTATTTCTTTTTTAGAACAGATTTTAAATCATCCTTCTTTTTCTAGATATAGAGAACAAATTAAATATAAGTTAGGTGAATTATATGAAGCTGTAGGAGCTTATGGTAAAGCATTAAATTACTTCAAGAGTATTAAAAATAAAGAGAAATTTCCTGATGTAGAACAGAAAATTAAAAGTTTATCTTTTCGTGCAAGAGGTGGAACACGTTTTGATTATCTTCTTCGAGAGGGCATTATTACTAAAGAAGAATTGGAAGATGCTGTTACTGAATCAAAAAAAGAGAATAAAAGTGTTGAATTTATTCTTATGCAGAAATATGGAGTGCCTAAAGAAGAAATTGGAAAATCTTTATCACTTTTTTTCGGTTGTGAATTTGTTTCTTTTGACCCCAGTATACCTATACCTTTGGATTTAATTAGAGGATTAAAATATCAATATCTTAAACATAATGGCTGGGTACCTTTACGAAGAGAGGAAAATAAAATTATTGTTGCTATTGATAACCCTCATGATCTTTCTAAGTTAGATATTATTAAAACTCTTCTGCAAAGTTCAGACATTGAATTAGTAGTAAGTATTAGAGAAGATATAGAAAATTTTATTGACTATTTTTGGGGGCAAGAAAGCACACCTTCTATTGAAGAACTTGTTGAAACTGTTGAGGAAGTAGCTATTGACGAAGAAGCTGAAGAAGTATCAGAAGCAGATAGTAGGGTTATTCAATTTGTAAATCAAATGATTCTTGATGCATGGCGAAAAAAAGCATCAGATATTCATATAGAACCTTCTCCTTCAGATAAAATTACACGTATTCGGTTTCGTATTGATGGTATTTGTCAACCTTATATTCAAGTGCCTAATGCATTTACAAGGGCTGTTGTTTCAAGAATAAAGATTATGGCTAATCTTGATATTGCAGAAAAAAGATTACCTCAAGATGGTAAAATAAAATTCAAACAAAAAGGTAAAGATCTTTTGGAATTGCGTGTTGCTACTGTTCCAACAGTAGGGGGACTTGAAGATGTAGTGTTAAGATTGCTACATACTGGTACTCCTTTAAAACTTAATGAAATTGGAATGTCTGAAAGAAATTTAAAAAAATTTATTGATATTATTTCTCAACCTTATGGTTTAGTTTTAGTAGTAGGACCAACTGGTTCAGGTAAAACAACTACCCTTCATTCAGCCTTAAGTTATATAAATACTCCTGATAAAAAAATATGGACAGCTGAAGATCCAGTAGAAATTACTCAACCAGGTTTAAGGCAAGTAGAAGTTCGCCCTAAAATAGGTCTTACTTTTGCTCGTATTATGAGGTCATTTCTTAGAGCTGATCCTGATGTGATTATGATTGGTGAGATGCGTGATGAAGAAACTGCTACTATTGGTATAGAAGCTTCTCTTACTGGTCACCTTGTTTTTTCCACACTTCATACTAATAGTGCCCCAGAAACAGTAACAAGACTTTTAGAGATGGGTTTAGATCCTTACAATTTTGCTGATTCTTTACTTGGTGTCCTTGCTCAAAGGTTGATACGCACTCTTTGCAAAAACTGTAAAGAGGCATATCATCCTACTAAAGAAGAATTTGATGAATTAGTTGCTGAATATGGAGAAGAATATTTTGGGCGAGTGGGAGTGAAATATTCAGGTAATTTAATCCTTTATCGACCAAAAGGATGTGATGTATGTGGTGGCACTGGTTATAAAGGAAGAATGGGTATTCATGAATTACTTATTAATGATGATGAAATAAAAGCATTAATAAAGAAAAAAGCTCCTACAGAGGAAATTAGAAAGGTGGCAATTCGTCAAGGTATGACTACTTTAAAACAAGATGGTATTGAAAAGGTGCTTAAAGGATATACTGATTTGAAAGAAGTAAGGCGTGTTTGTATTAAGTAA